CGCCGACCGCTGAGGGTGCGGCTCCACGACCCCCCGGGCCTCACAGCCCCGCGGCGGCCACCAGGTCCGAGCGGATCGCGTCGAGACGCCCGACCGCGGCGATCCGGGCGGCGTCGACGCCGCCCTCGCCGACGGGCACGACCACCTCGAGGTAGCACTTGAGCTTCGGCTCGGTGCCCGACGGGCGCACCACGACCCGGCCGTCGTCGGCCAGCACGAGCCGCAGCCCGTTGGTGGGCGGCAGCCCGGGCCCGGCGCCCTGGTTGAGGTCGTCGACCCGCTCGACGGCCAGGCCGCCCAGCGAGGTGGGCGGGGCCGAGAGCAGCCGGTCGACGACGGCGGGGATGGCGGCGAGGTCGTCCATCCGCACCGAGAGCTGGTCGGTGGCGTGCAGGCCGTGGGTGGTCGCGAGCTCGTCGAGCCGGTCGCGCAGGGTGCGGCCCTCGGCCTTGAGGCGGGCGGCCAGGTCGCACACGAGCAGCAGCGCCGAGACGCCGTCCTTGTCGCGGACCTGCTGCGGGTCGACGCAGTAGCCCAGCGCCTCCTCGTAGCCGAACGCCAGGTCGGGGACCCGGCCGATCCACTTGAAGCCGGTGAGCGTCTCGGCGTACGGCTGGCCCGCCGCGGCGGCGAGCCGGCCCAGCATCGAGGACGACACGATCGAGGTCGCGTAGGTGCCCTGCACGCCGCGGTCGAGCAGGTGGGCGCCCAGCAGCACGCCGAGCTCGTCGCCGCGCAGCGCCTGCCAGCCGTGGGGGCCGGGCAGCGCGACGGCGCAGCGGTCGGCGTCGGGGTCGTTGGCCACGACCAGGTCGGCCCCCACCTCCTCGGCGCGGGCCAGCGCGAGGTCCATCGCGCCGGGCTCCTCGGGGTTGGGGAAGGCGACGGTCGGGAAGTCGGGGTCGGGCTCGGCCTGCGCCTCGACCACGTGGGGCTCGGGGAACCCGGCCCGCTGCAGGGCGGCCAGCACGGTGGCGCCGCCGACCCCGTGCAGCGGGGTGTAGACGAGGCGCAGGTCGCGGGGGCTGCCCTCGGCCAGGCGCACCACGCCCGCGAGGTAGCGGTCGAGCAGCTCCTCGCCCAGCACCTCGATCGCATCCCCCCGCGGGACCGACGCCAGCGGGCCGACGGCCTCGATGCGGGCGGCGATCCCGGCGTCGGCCGGCGGCACGATCTGGCTGCCGTCGCCCAGGTAGACCTTGTAGCCGTTGTCCTGGGGCGGGTTGTGGCTCGCGGTCACCATCACGCCGGCGACGGCGCCCTGGTCGCGGATGGCGTGGGCCAGCACGGGGGTCGGCAGCGGTCGCGGCAGCACGCGCGGCGCCAGCCCGGCCCCGGCCATCACCTCCGCGGTGTCGCGGGCGAACACGTCGGAGAGGTGGCGGGCGTCGTACCCGATGACGACGGGGTCGCCGGGGCGCGCCCCCTGGTCGAGGAGGTACGCCGCGAGGCCGGCCGCCGCGCGCAGCACCACGACGCGGTTCATCCGCATCGGACCGGCGCCCAGGGCGCCCCGCAGCCCGGCCGTGCCGAACTCGAGGAACCCCGAGAACCGGTCGGCCAGGGCGTCGAGGTCCTCGGCGTCGACCAGCGCCTGGAGCTCCTCGCGGGTGCGGGGGTCGGGGTCCTCGGCGAGCCAGGCGCGGGCGCGGTCGAGCAGGTCGGCGTCGGGAGCGGTGCTCATGACGGCCAACCTAGGCGAGGCTCAGCCCAGCTGCTCCAGCCGGGGCAGCACCTCGGTGCACAGCCGCTCGACGCTGCCGACCGGGTCGTCGGAGGAGGGGCCGACCCACACCATGTCGAGCCCGAGCGAGGCCCAGGTCTCGGCCTGGCGCAGGAAGCCGTCGACGTCGCCGAGCACGTCACCGCCGTAGATGTTGGTGCGCTGGATCTCGGCCGGGTCGCGGCCGAGGTCGGCGCAGTGGCGGTCGAGCACCTCGAGCTTGTGGGCCAGCTCGTCGCGGTCGGTGGCGAACAGGTTGCAGGCGTCGGCGTACTGCGCGACCATCCGCAGCGTCTTGCGCTCGCCCGAGCCGCCCACCAGGACCCGCGGGCCGCCCTCGCGCAGCGGCATCGGCCGGCACACGGTCTCGGCGAGCTGGTAGTGGGTGCCGTCGTAGGCGCCCTCGTCGGGGCCCCACATCTGCTCGCACACCTGGATCGCCTCCTCGAGCCGCTCGAAGCGCTCCTTCATCGAGGGGAAGGGGACGCCGAGGCCGTGGTGCTCGCGGTCGTACCACGCCGCACCGATGCCGAACAGCGCCCGACCGCCCGAGAGCACGTCGAGGGTGGCCACGGTCTTGGCCAGCAGCCCGGGGTGGCGGTAGGTCACGCCGGTGACGAGCAGGCCGAGCTCGACGCGGGTGGTCACGCCCGCGAGGAAGCCGAGGGAGGTGTAGCCCTCGAGCATCGGCTGGGCCGGGCCGCCCATCTGCTCCATCTGGAACCAGTGGTCCATCATCGTCAGGGTCGTGACGCCGCCCTCGTCGGCGGCACGGGCGACCCCGGCCAGGGTGGTGGCCAGCTCGCCGGCCCCACCGGGCCAGGTCAGGTCAGCGGCGTGGACGGCGAGCTTCATCGTCCGGTCCCGTCAGCCGAGCGCCGCGACGGCGGCGTCGTAGTCGGGCTCCTGGCCGATCTGCGGGACCAGCTCGGAGTGCAGGACGGTGCCGTCGGTGTCGACGACCACGACCGCGCGGGCCAGCAGGCCCTCGAACTTGGTGTCGAGCAGGCGCACGCCGTAGTCGTCGCCGAAGCCGGACCGGAAGGCCGAGGCGACCTTGACGTCCTCGAGGCCCTCCGCGGCGCAGAAGCCGGTCAGGGCGAAGGGCAGGTCGACCGAGACGTTGAGGACGGTGGTGTCCTCGAGGCCGGAGGCCAGCTCGTTGAACTTCCGGACGCTGGCCTGGCAGACGCCGGTGCCGATGCTGGGGAAGATGCTGATGACCGTGCGGCCCGGGAGGTCGGAGAGCGAGAACTCCGCCAGGTCGGTGTCGACCAGGGTGAAGTCGGGGGCCTTCGAGCCGGGGGCGGGCAGGTCGCCGGAGGTCTGGGCGGGGTCGGGGCCGAGTGCGGTGGTAGCCATGCCCGCCAATCTAGACCCGGTGGGTCAGCGGCGCGTCCGCGGTGCGAACACCGGGCGCTGCTCGGCGCCGTCCCGGGCGAAGGCCGCGGCGCGCGCCGCCCTCGCGTTGGCGCCGAGCAGCAGCACCAGCTGCTCGGCGCGCTCGCGCGCGAAGGTGCGGCGCGGCGACGCCGTCCACGTCCGGTCGAAGAGCCGCTTGCCCGCGGCCAGTGCGTCGGGGGAGCGGTGGGCCAGCTCGCGGGCCAGGTCGTGGGCCGCCGCCACGGGGTCGGCGGACAGCTCGGTGACCAGACCCAGGTCGTGGGCCTGCTGGCCGGAGACCTTGCGGGCGGTCATCGTCAGCAGCTTGGCGGTGTCGATGCCGACCAGCTCCTTGAGGGTGACGACGCCGCTCATGTCGGGGACGATCCCCCAGCGGCCCTCCAGCACCGACCACTCCGAGTCGGGCGAGGCGATCCGGAAGTCGGCGGCCAGCGCCAGCTGGAGGCCGCCGCCGTAGCAATAGCCCTCGACCGCCGCCACGACCGGCACGGGCAGCCGGCGCCAGGCCCAGCACGCCTCCTGGAAGACGTTGGTGCCGCGCCACGGTCGCGGCACGAACGCCGCGACGATCCCCGCCGGCCTCCTCAGCACGGCGCCGAAGTCCAGGCCGGCGCAGAACGAGCTGCCCTCCCCGGAGAGCACCACCGCCCGCAGCGTGCGGTCGCGCCGCAGCCGGTGCGCGACCGCGACCAGCTCGTGGAGCGTCTGCAGCGTGAGGGCGTTGAGCTTCTCCGGCCGGTCCAGTCGCACGTGGGCGATCCCGTCGGCGACGGTGCACGCGACCAGGGGGCCCACGGGCGCAGCGGTGGGCGGAGCAGCGGGGGAGGCGGCCATGACCGGCAGGTTACCGGTCGGTAGGTCAGGCGTCGATGCTGGACATGTCGCCGTACCGGTCACCCACGACGGCGTCGCGCGGCACCGCCTGGTCGAGCGCCTCGAGGTCGTCGGCGGTCAGCTCGACGTCGGCGGCCGCGACGTTCTCCTCCAGGTAGCTGACCCGCTTGGTGCCCGGGATCGGGACCACGTCGTCGCCCTGCGCGAGCACCCAGGCCAGGGCCAGCTGGCCCGGCGTCGCGCCCTTGCTGGCGGCGAGGTCCTTGATGCGGCGCACCAGCTCGAGGTTGGCCTGCAGCGCCTCGCCCTGGAAGCGGGGGAAGTACGCCGTGGCGCGGCTGTCGCCCTCGGCCGGCTCCGAGAGCATCGTGCCGGTCAGCAGGCCGCGCCCGAGCGGGGAGTAGGGCACCACGCCGATGCCGAGCTCGCGCACCACGGGCAGGATCTCGTCCTCGAGGTCGCGGGTGAACAGCGACCACTCGGTCTGCAGGGCCGTGATGGGGTGCACCGCGTGGGCGCGTCGGATCGTCTCCGGCCCGGCCTCGGAGAGCCCGAGGTGGGTCACCTTGCCGGCCTCGACCAGCTCCTTCATGGCCCCGACGGTCTCCTCGATGGGGACCGACTGGTCGACGCGGTGCTGGTAGTAGAGGTCGATGTGGTCCACGCTGAGGCGCTGCAGCGAGGCGTCGCAGGCGGCACGGACGTACTCCGGGGAGCCGTCGATGCCGAGCCGCGCACCGTCCTCGCCGCGCTTGTTGCCGAACTTGGTGGCCAGCTGCACCCCGTCGCGGCGGCCCTGCAGGGCGCGGCCGACGAGGCGCTCGTTGGTGAAGGGGCCGTACATGTCGGCCGTGTCGAGGAACGTCACGCCCAGGTCGAGGGCGCGGTGGATGGTCTCGAGGCCGCCCTGCTCGTCGGGGGTGCCGTAGAACTCCGACATCCCCATGCAGCCGAGCCCGAGGGTGGACACGGTGAGGGAGGCGTCGCGGCCGAGGGTGCGGGTCTGGATCGTCATGCCCCCAGCCAACACCTCGCGCCAAGCGGCGTCAGCCCTCGGCGTCGTCGGTGTCCTTCGGGTACGGCGGGGGCTGGCTCTCGTCGTACTCCTCGGCATCGGTGAACATGCCGCGCTCGACGTCGAAGTCGCGCTGGGTGTTGTCGACCTCGGCGGTGTCGGGCCGGTTGTCCGGGTCGAGGCGACGCTCGCGCTCCTCCTCCATCTCGTGCTTGGTGTCCTCGTCGGGCTCGGCGTCGGGGTCGATGCCCTGGCTGCGGCCCGCGCGCTCGTCGGTGTCGATGCCACCGTCGTCGAGGATGGTCCCGTCCTGCTGGTCCTGCTCGTCGTCGCTCACGCGGTCCTGGCTATCGGTGTCGGTGCACACGTGTCAACGCACCGTCCGCCGCGGCGGACAGGTCGCGGTCCGGCCGGCTCAGATGCGGGGCACGATCCCGCCGAGCAGCTCGCCCATCCGGCTGGCCGCCGCACGGCCCGCCTCGAGGACCTCCTCGTGGTTGAGCGGCTCGCCGGTGATCCCGGCGGCGAGGTTGGTGACCAGGCTGATGCCGAGCACCTCCATGCCGGCCTCGCGGGCGGCGATCGCCTCGAGGGTGGTGCTCATCCCGACCAGGGTGCCGCCGATGGCGCGGATCATCCCGATCTCGGCGGGGGTCTCGTAGTGCGGGCCGGGCAGCTGCACGTAGACGCCCTCGTCGAGGCTCGGGTCGGCCTCGCGGCACAGCGCGCGCAGCCGCGGGCTGTAGAGATCGGTGAGGTCGACGAACCTCGCGCCCTCGATCGGGGAGGTGGCGGTCAGGTTCACGTGGTCGCTGATCAGCACCGGGGTGCCGGGGGACCACGACTCGTCGAGCCCGCCGCAGCCGTTGGTCAGCACCACCGTGCGGCAGCCCGCGGCAGCAGCGGTGCGCACGCCGTGCACGACCGGGCGCACGCCGAGGCCCTCGTAGAGGTGGGTACGGCCGAGGAAGACCAGCAGCTGCCGGTCGCCGGCGCGCACCGAGCGGATCCGGCCCGCGTGGCCCTCGACGGCCGGCGGCGCGAAGCCCGGCAGGTCGGTCGAGCTGAGCTCGGCGGTCACCTCGCCCAGGGCGTCGACGGCCGGCAGCCAGCCCGACCCCAGGACCAGGGCCACGTCGTGGCGCTCGACGCCGGTCCTCTCGGCCAGCACGGCGGCGGCCTCGGTCGCAGCGGCGGCGTACGTCGTCGGTGGGGTCACGGGCCGGACTCTAGTCGGCCACCGACGCCGGTCGCTCAGCCGCCGAAGTTGGAGCGGCAGGGCCGCGAGCGCAGCGCCTCGACGTAGTCGGCCGGGGCGTCGGCGGCCTCGGCGGCGTCGGCCAGGGTGCCGAGGTAGGTCGCCGACGGCAGGCCGCCCTCGAAGGCGTCGAGCACGTAGGCCCACGCCACGACCTCGGAGTCGAGCAGCGAGACCCGCACCTTGACCTTGCGGAACAGCCCGGTGTCGGCCGACTCCCAGCCGTCGAGGGCCGAGACGTCCTCGTCGGTGATGTCGTAGATGCCGACGAAGACCTGCTCGAACGGGTCCTGGACGATCGTGGCCAGCGCGCCGTCCCAGCCGTGCTCCTCGCCGCCGAAGGTGAGGCGCCAGCCCTCGAGCCAGCCGGTGCCGCGCAGCGGGGAGTGGGGGCAGCGCTCGCCCATCCGGGCGGGATCGAGGTTGGTCCCGTAGGCGGCGTACAGCGTCACCGCGCCAGCCTAAGGGGCGCATCGGACGCTCCTCGCATGCGACACAATGTGCGCGTGACGACACCAGACTTCGGGCAGGGCCAGCGGGTCGTGATCATCGGCGGCGGGCCGGGGGGCTACGAGGCGGCACTGGTCGCCCAGCAGCTCGGGGCCCGGGTCACGGTCGTGGACAGCGACGGGCTCGGCGGCTCGGCGGTGGTCACCGACTGCGTGCCCAGCAAGACCCTGATCGCCACCGCGGAGCTGATGACGGAGTTCTCGGGGGCGCCCGAGCTCGGCGTCCAGTTCGAGGACCACGAGGGCGACCCCGCCCACCAGCTCACCGTCGACCTGGCGACCGTCAACGCCCGGGTGAAGCGGCTGGCCCACGACCAGTCCGACGACATCGGTCGCCGCCTCGCGGACGAGGGCGTCGAGGTCCGCCACGGCCGCGGCCGGCTCGAGGGCGCCGGGGTGGTCGTGGTCGACCTCGCCGACGGCGGCTCGGAGCGGCTCGAGGCCGACGCCGTGCTGCTCGCCACCGGTGCGGCTCCCCGCACGTTGCCCACCGCCGAGCCCGACGGGGAGCGGATCCTCACCTGGGAGCAGGTCTACGACCTGACCGAGACGCCGTCCCACATGGTCGTGGTCGGCTCCGGCGTCACCGGGGCGGAGTTCGCCAGCGCCTACATGGCGCTGGGCATCGAGGTCACGCTGGTCTCCTCGCGCGACCGGGTGCTGCCCGGCGAGGACGCCGACGCCGCCGAGGTGCTGGAGGAGGTGCTGACCCGGCGCGGCATGCAGGTGCTGTCGAAGTCGCGGATGGAGTCGGTCACCCGGGAGGGCGACCAGGTCACCGTGCGCCTCACCGACGGCCGCACCGTGACCGGCTCGCACTGCCTGCTGGCGCTCGGCTCCATCCCCAAGACCGCCGGCATCGGGCTCGAGGAGGCGGGCGTCGAGCTCGACGGCGGCGGTTTCGTCAAGGTCGACCGGGTCTCGCGCACCTCCGCCCGCGGGGTGTACGCCGCGGGCGACTGCACCGGCGTGCTGATGCTGGCCAGCGTGGCCGCCATGCAGGGCCGGATCGCGATGTGGCACTTCCTCGGCGACGCCGTGACCCCGCTCGACCTGGGCCAGGTGTCCTCCAACGTCTTCACCGCGCCCGAGATCGCCACCGTCGGCTGCTCGCAGCGGGCCGTCGACGCGGGGGAGGTGCCGGCCGAGACCGTGCGCCTCGAGCTGGCCGGCAACCCACGCGCCAAGATGCAGGGCGTGCGCGACGGCTTCGTCAAGCTCTTCGCCCGTCGCGGCACCGGCATCGTCATCGGCGGCGTCGTGGTCGGGCCCCGGGCCAGCGAGCTGATCCACCCGATCTCGATCGCGGTGGCCGAGTCGCTGACCGTCGACCAGCTGGCCCACGTGTTCACGGTCTACCCCTCCATGAGCGGCTCCATCGCCGAGGCGGCCCGTCGCATGCACCACTTCACGACCCGATAAATACAACGATGTCATTTATGGGCGTCATGGAAATGCATTCTGGAATTCGTCCCGGGTCCTATTAGGGGCAGACATACTCGAGTCCGGTCCGTCTCCCACCCCACCGGTCACCGAGGTCCCCATGTCACGCATCCGACGCGGTCTCGGCGTCGTCGGCGCCGCTGCACTCCTGCTCGCGACCGGGCTCGCGAGCCCACCGGCGGCCACCGCCGCGGGGTCCCCCGTCGGTGCGGCCGCCCCCGACGTTCAGGCCGCCGACGCCGGCTGGGCCGTGCCCTCCGACGGGGTGGTGAGGCTGCGCGGCCACGGCTACGGCCACGGCCACGGGATGTCGCAGTACGGCGCCCGCGGGGCGGCCCAGAAGGGCCTGACGCACCAGCAGATCCTGGCCTTCTACTACCCCGGGACGACCCTGGGGACGACCTCGGGCAACATCTGGGTCCACCTGACGGCCGACACCGACGGCACCCTCCAGGTGCTCCCGGCGACCGGGCTGCGGGTGCGCCAGGTGGGCAGCGGGTCGTCGTACGTGCTGCCGACCTCGGTGGGGAGCGCCACCCCGACCTCGTGGCGGCTGCGCACGGTCTCGGGCCGGATCGTCCTGGAGTACCTCGCCGGCAGCAGCTGGCGCGCGCACGCGCCGAAGGACGTGACGCTGTCCGGCGCCGCGGCCTTCTACCGCCCCGGCGGCACGGTCACCCTGCGGGTCGGGAGCTCCGACCGGACCTACCGCGGCTCGCTGCGCTACGTCGCCGGCGCCACCGTCAACGTGCTGCGCCTCGACGACTACGTGCGCGGCGTCGTGCCCCGCGAGATGCCCGTCTCCTGGGAGGGCGCCGCGGTGCGCACCCAGGCCGTCGCGGCACGGACCTACGCCGCGTGGGAGCGCGCCGACCACCTGGGCCGCTCGTGGCACACCTGCGACACCACCTCCTGCCAGGTCTACGGCGGGGTCGGCTCGGAGCACCCGCTGGGCGACGCCGCCGTCAAGGCGACCGCCGGCCAGGTGCTGCGCTGGAAGGGCGAGCCCGCGTTCACGCAGTTCTCCTCCAGCAGCGGCGGCTGGACGCGCGCCGGCAGCATGCCCTACCTGGTGGCCAAGGCGGACCCGTACGACGCCAACGCCAGCAACCCGATGAACACCTGGTCGACCACCCTCAAGCGCACGACCGTGCAGTCGGCGTACCCCTCGATCGGGACGCTGCAGTCGCTGCGCGTCACCCGCCGCGACGGCAACGGCGACTGGGGCGGGCGCGCCACCGCGGTGCTGCTCCGCGGCTCCAAGGGCGAGGTCACCGTCAGCGGCTCGACGTTCCGCTCGCGGTTCGGGCTGCGCTCGGACTGGATCAGGTTCGGCAGCTGAGCGCCGGGGGCGATCGGCCCAGATCGGAGGCTTTCCTCACGTACGCTGGCCCCATGACGACGCAGATCGCCGACCCCGCGGAGTTCCTCCCGCGCCGCCGGCCCTCCCAGGAGCGCAGCCGGCGTCGTTTCGACGACATCCTGCGCGCCGCCCGGGCGCTGCTCGTCGAGGTGGGCTTCGAGTCGTTCACCTCCGAGCAGGTGGCGCTGCGCGCGGGCGTGCCGATCGGCTCGCTCTACCAGTTCTTCGGCAACAAGTACGCCATCATCTGCGAGCTCGACCGCCTCGACACCGCCAACGTGCAGACCGCGCTCGCCGAGTTCGCCGCCGAGATCCCCACCCTCGCCTGGGGCGACCTGCTCGAGAAGCTGCTCGACCACCTCGCCGCCCTGTGGCGCACCGACCCGTCGCGGCGGGCGGTGTGGCTGGCGATGCAGGCCACGCCGCCCACCCGGGCGCTGGCCGCGACCCACGAGCGCGAGCTCGCGGCGCAGGTCACCCGGCTGCTGGCTCCGCTGACCCCCGGCTCCAAGATCACCCACCGGCAGTCGCTGGCCGAGGTGCTGGTGTATGTGACGTACTCGATGCTCAACTTCTCCATCCGCGACGGCCAGTCCCACCCCGACGCCGTGGTCCAGCTCAAGACGCTGCTCACCGGCTACCTCATCGCCGCCGAGACCGAGGCCGCGCAGCAGCGCTCCGGCGCCTGAGACACGCCCCGCGCGGGCCTTGTGACTGGCCCGTAACCCCGAAGTCGTGGGACGGTGGACCCAATGCGAGACGAGCCTCGCGTTTCCAGCGTTCAACCCGAGGGGTCCATCGTGTCTTTCCGTCGAATCGCGATCGTCAACCGTGGCGAGTCCGCCATGCGGCTGCTGCACGCCGTGAGCGAGCTGAACGCCGCGAACCCGGTCGAGGACCACGTGCAGACCGTCGCCCTGCACACCTCGGGCGAGGCGGACGCGATGTTCGTGCGGCAGGCGGACCTGGCCCACGACCTGGGGCCCGCGTCCGCGCGGCCGTACGTCGACCTGGCCGTCCTCGAGCGCGCCCTGCTGGAGACCGGCGCCGACGCGGTGTGGCCCGGCTGGGGCTTCGTCGCCGAGGACCCGTCGTTCGTGGACCTGTGCGACAAGCACGGCGTCACCTTCATCGGCCCCAGCGCCGAGGCGATGCGCCGGCTGGGGGACAAGATCGGCTCGAAGCTGATCGCCGAGGAGGTCGGCGTCCCGGTCGCGCCGTGGAGCCGTGGCGCCGTCGACACCCTGGAGGAGGCCCTCGCCGCCGCCGAGCAAGTGGGCTACCCGCTGATGCTCAAGGCCACCGCCGGCGGTGGTGGTCGCGGCATCCGCATGGTGGCCTCGCCGGCCGACCTCGAGGACGCCTACCAGCGCACCAGCGACGAGGCGCTGCGCGCCTTCGGCAACGGCACCGTCTTCCTGGAGCGCCTGGTCACCGGCGCCCGCCACGTCGAGGTCCAGCTGATCGCGGACAGCCACGGCACCGCGTGGGCGCTGGGCGTGCGCGACTGCTCCATCCAGCGCCGCAACCAGAAGGTGATCGAGGAGTCGGCCTCGCCGCTGCTCGCCCCCGAGCAGGTCGAGGAGCTCAAGACCGCCGCCGAGCAGCTCGCGCTGGCCGTGGGCTACGTCGGTGCGGGCACCGTCGAGTTCCTCTACCACCCCGGCGAGCGCACCTTCGCCTTCCTCGAGGTCAACACCCGCCTGCAGGTCGAGCACTCGATCACCGAGGCCACCACCGGCATCGACCTGGTCCGCGCGCAGATCCACGTCGCGCAGGGCGGCCGGCTCGAGGGCGAGAAGCCGGCCGAGGTCGGCCACGCCGTCGAGGCCCGGCTCAACGCCGAGGACCCCGACCGCGACTTCGCCCCCGCCCCGGGCCGCATCGAGCACCTCGAGCTGCCCTCGGGCCCCGGCATCCGCGTCGACACCGGCGTCGCCGAGGGCGACACCATCCCGCCCGACTTCGACTCGATGATCGCCAAGATCATCGCCTACGGCCGCACCCGCGACGAGGCGCTGGCCCGGCTGCGCCGCGCGATGACCTCGACCACCGTGGTCATCGAGGGTGGCGCCTGCAACAAGAGCTTCGTGCTCGACCTGCTCGCCCAGCCCGAGGTCGTCAGCGGCGACCCGGCCGGGGGAGTCGCGTGGGCCGACACCGGCTGGATCGACCGCGTCCGCGCCGAGGGCAGGCTCGCCTCCCACGCCCACGCGGGCGTCGCGGTGGTCGCCGCCGGCATCGAGGCCTACCTCGAGGGCGTCCGGATCGAGACCGCCCGGCTGATCGAGACCGCCCACGGCGGCCGACCCTCGGCCTCCCACGAGGTGGGCCGTCCGGTCGAGCTCAAGCTGCGCGGCGTGCCGTACCAGGTCGCCACGATCAACACCGGCCCCGGCCGCTTCCGGGTCAGCGTCTCCTCGGGGTCCAGCTCCCAGACCGTCGACGTCGCCATGGCCCACGTCGACGACGTGCGCCGCCGCCTGGTCGTCGGCGGCCGGCGCTACAGCGTCGTCACCGCCACCCACGGCCCCACCACGCTGGTCGAGGTCGACGGCGTCGCCCACCGCGTCAGCCGCGACGAGGGTGGCGTGCTGCGCTCGCCCGCCCCGGCCCTGGTCGTGGCCACCCCGGTCACCGTCGGCGACGAGGTCGAGGCCGGCGCGACCGTGGTCGTGCTGGAGTCGATGAAGATGGAGACCGCGCTGCACGCGCCCTTCCCGGCCCGGGTCAAGGAGCTGCACGTCATCACCGGCAGCCAGGTCGAGACCGGTGCCGCGCTCATCAAGCTGGAGCAGCTGGGGGAGGGGACCGAGGAGGTCGCCGACGCCGGCCCCGGCGTCGACCTGCCGGCCGACGCGGGCGTCGACCCCGCGACCCAGCGCGAGCGCGCCCGCGCCGCGCTCAGCGCCGTCGTCCTCGGCTACGACGTGCCGCCGGAGGACCAGGACGCCGCGCTCTCGGAGTACCTCGCCGTGCGCGACACCGTCCAGGACGACCAGGTCGGGGCCGGCTCCGTGCTGTCCGACGAGGTCACCCTGCTGGAGACCTTCGTCGACCTCGCCGAGCTGAGCCGCAACCGCCCGGCCGACGAGGACCGCCAGAGCGAGCTGCGGGTGCACAGCTCGCGCGAGCACTTCCACACCTACCTGCAGAGCCTCGACGCCGACCGCGGCGGCCTGCCCGAGCAGTTCCGCGAGCGGCTGCAGCGGGTGCTGCGCCACTACGGGCTCACCTCGCCCGACCGCACCCCCGAGCTCGAGGCGGCGGTCTTCCGGATCTTCCTGGCCCAGCAGCGCACCACCCCCGAGGTGGCGCTGGTGGCCGCCCTGCTCGGGGCGTGGAGCCGCGAGGCGCCGCCCGTCGGCGACCTCGCCGGCCGGGCCCGCGAGGTGCTCGAGCGCCTGGGCCGCGTGCCGCAGTCGCGCTACCCCGCGGTGGGCGACCTGGCCCGCAGCGTGCGGTTCCGGTGGTTCGACCAGCCGGCCGTCGACGCCGAGCGCACGGGCGTGCTGCTCGGCATGCGCGACGAGGTGGAGGCGCTCGCGGCGTCGGCCGACGCCCCCGACCGCGCCCGCCGGATCGAGGCGCTGGCCGCGATCCCCGAGCAGACCGTCGGGTTCCTGTGCGACCGCCTGGTCCGCGGCGTGCCCGAGCGCGAGCCGATGCTCGAGGTGCTCGCGCGGCGCCACTACCGCGAGTACGACCTGCACGACGTGCGCTCCCTCGACGAGCCCCGGCCCGTCGTGGTCGCCGACTACGTCCTCGACGAGCGGCCCACGCGGCTGGTCTCCTCGATCGGCAGCGTCGCCGAGCTGGTCGACGGCTCCGAGCTGGTCGCCGCCGTCGCCTCCCACGTCGCCGAGCGCGCGACCGGCGAGGACGCCGTCGTCGACCTCTACCTGTCCTGGCCCGAGGCGCCCTCGGCCCCGGACGAGGCGAGCGCGCAGCTGCACGCGCTGCTCGACGCGCTGCCGCTGACCCGTGACGTGCGCCGCGTCTGCGTCGCCATCTGCGCCGGCGGCGGCGACCGCCACGTCGGCTACTTCACCTTCCGTCCCGCCGACGACGAGGGCGCCGCGTCCTCCGGCCAGGCGATCGTCGAGGACGACCTGACCCGCGGGGTGCACCCGATGGTCGGTCGCCGCCTCGACCTGTGGCGGCTGCGCCGCTTCCACGTCACCCGCATCGACGCCCCCGAGGACGTGCTGCTCTACGAGTGCGTGGCCCGGGAGAACCCCTCCGACCGCCGCCTCGTGGCGCTGGCGCAGGTCCGGCAGATGTCGGTCGTGCGCGACGACGACGGCACCATCACGGCCCTGCCGCACGCCGAGCGCGCGGTGGAGAGCTGCCTGGAGTCGATCCGGCGCGAGCGCGTGGCC
This genomic interval from Nocardioides scoriae contains the following:
- a CDS encoding gamma-glutamylcyclotransferase family protein: MTLYAAYGTNLDPARMGERCPHSPLRGTGWLEGWRLTFGGEEHGWDGALATIVQDPFEQVFVGIYDITDEDVSALDGWESADTGLFRKVKVRVSLLDSEVVAWAYVLDAFEGGLPSATYLGTLADAAEAADAPADYVEALRSRPCRSNFGG
- a CDS encoding NAD(P)H-quinone dehydrogenase, coding for MTTPDFGQGQRVVIIGGGPGGYEAALVAQQLGARVTVVDSDGLGGSAVVTDCVPSKTLIATAELMTEFSGAPELGVQFEDHEGDPAHQLTVDLATVNARVKRLAHDQSDDIGRRLADEGVEVRHGRGRLEGAGVVVVDLADGGSERLEADAVLLATGAAPRTLPTAEPDGERILTWEQVYDLTETPSHMVVVGSGVTGAEFASAYMALGIEVTLVSSRDRVLPGEDADAAEVLEEVLTRRGMQVLSKSRMESVTREGDQVTVRLTDGRTVTGSHCLLALGSIPKTAGIGLEEAGVELDGGGFVKVDRVSRTSARGVYAAGDCTGVLMLASVAAMQGRIAMWHFLGDAVTPLDLGQVSSNVFTAPEIATVGCSQRAVDAGEVPAETVRLELAGNPRAKMQGVRDGFVKLFARRGTGIVIGGVVVGPRASELIHPISIAVAESLTVDQLAHVFTVYPSMSGSIAEAARRMHHFTTR
- a CDS encoding SpoIID/LytB domain-containing protein, yielding MSRIRRGLGVVGAAALLLATGLASPPAATAAGSPVGAAAPDVQAADAGWAVPSDGVVRLRGHGYGHGHGMSQYGARGAAQKGLTHQQILAFYYPGTTLGTTSGNIWVHLTADTDGTLQVLPATGLRVRQVGSGSSYVLPTSVGSATPTSWRLRTVSGRIVLEYLAGSSWRAHAPKDVTLSGAAAFYRPGGTVTLRVGSSDRTYRGSLRYVAGATVNVLRLDDYVRGVVPREMPVSWEGAAVRTQAVAARTYAAWERADHLGRSWHTCDTTSCQVYGGVGSEHPLGDAAVKATAGQVLRWKGEPAFTQFSSSSGGWTRAGSMPYLVAKADPYDANASNPMNTWSTTLKRTTVQSAYPSIGTLQSLRVTRRDGNGDWGGRATAVLLRGSKGEVTVSGSTFRSRFGLRSDWIRFGS
- a CDS encoding TetR/AcrR family transcriptional regulator codes for the protein MTTQIADPAEFLPRRRPSQERSRRRFDDILRAARALLVEVGFESFTSEQVALRAGVPIGSLYQFFGNKYAIICELDRLDTANVQTALAEFAAEIPTLAWGDLLEKLLDHLAALWRTDPSRRAVWLAMQATPPTRALAATHERELAAQVTRLLAPLTPGSKITHRQSLAEVLVYVTYSMLNFSIRDGQSHPDAVVQLKTLLTGYLIAAETEAAQQRSGA